AAGCCTGCGCGCAGTAAAGCAGGGGCGAAGGCCGCGTGGCAGGCTACTCGTCTTCCTTGCCAATCGCGGCCTGCTGGTGCGGCGTCATTCGTATGGAGATGCTGAACGTGGGCCGTACCCACGAAATGCTAGAAGACCTTGCCGCCCGCTTCACCGCCGAGCAGGCGCTCTCAGGCAAGGAGCGCAAGGCCCGCGCCATACTCCGGTACGAGATGGGATCGATGCTAGGCGGCCGTTCGCCTGACGCACGCATTCGATCATCAGACGAACAAAATTCAGGATGTGAACTTTTGGGCTGACTTTCGTCGTCCTGCTCCCTAAAATCCTGAAGGTCGATAGGAGGTCGACATTATGGACAAGACGCTTTCAACGATTGAGGCCGCCGTCCGCCCGATTTTCGACGGCGCCACCGTCATGATCGGCGGCTTCGGCGGATCGGGCGCGCCGATCGAGCTCATTCACGCGCTGATCGACCAGGGCGCGAAGGACCTCACGGTCATCAACAACAATGCCGGCAACGGCCATGTCGGGCTTGCGGCCCTGATCGAGCAGAACCGCGTGCGCCGGATGATCTGCTCGTTTCCGCGCTCCTCAAACGCCACCGTGTTCAACGAGCGCTATCTTGCCGGAAGGATCGAGCTGGAACTGGTGCCGCAGGGCACGCTCGCCGAACGCATCCGCGCCGGCGGCGCCGGCATACCGGCCTTCTATACGCCGACCGCGTGCGGCACCGCACTCGCGGACGGCAAACCGGTAGAGGAATTCGACGGACGGCCCTACGTGCAGGAGCGCTGGCTGAAGGCCGATTTCGCCCTGATCAAGGCGGAGACCGCCGATACCCACGGCAACCTCACCTATCGCATGGCCGCGCGCAACTTCAATCCGCTGATGGCGATGGCCGCGACAACCACCATCGTCCAGGCGAGCCGCATCGTCGCGCCCGGCGGCATTGACCCCGAACAGGTGATCACGCCGGGCATCTTCGTCTCCTCGGTCGTCGAGGTCGCCGCGCCTGCGCAGGAGGAACTCCTCACCCGGCAGGAGGCCGTCTACCCATGATTTCCGTCGACGATATCAAGCTTTCCAATGCCCAGATCGCCTGGCGCGCCGCCCAGGACATCAAGGACGGCGCCTATGTCAATCTCGGCATCGGCTTTCCCGAAATGGTGGCGAAATTCCAGCCGGAGGGCCGGCAGGCAATCTTCCACACCGAAAACGGCGTGCTCGATTTCGGGCCCGCGCCGGAACCAGGCGAGGAGGACTGGGACCTCATCAATGCCGGCAAGAAGGCGATCACGCTGCGTCCGGGCACGGCCTTCTTCCACCACGCCGACAGTTTCGCCATGGTGCGCGGCGGCCATCTGGATGTCGCCATTCTCGGCGCCTATGAAGTGGCCGAGAACGGCGATCTCGCCAACTGGTCGACCGGCAAGGGCGGCGTTCCCGCCGTCGGCGGGGCAATGGACCTCGTTCATGGCGCAAGGCGCGTCGCCGTCGTTACCGATCACGTGACCAAGAAGGGCGCGCCGAAACTGGTGAAACGCTGCTCGCTGCCACTGACGGGGATCGCCTGCGTCACGCGGGTCTACACCTCGCTTGCCGTCATCGACATCGCCGACGGCCATTTCGTTCTCCGCGAGAAACTGGCCGCCCTGTCCTTTGACGACCTGCAGGCGCTGACCGGCGGGCCGCTTCACGTAGAAGGCGATGTTGTGGACCTCAACGTACCGGAAGTGTGATCCATGAAAGACGTCTATATCTGCGACTATATCCGCACCCCGATCGGCCGTTTCGGCGGCGCGCTATCTACCGTCAGGGCCGATGATCTTGCCGCAGTACCGATCCGCGCGCTGATGGAGCGCAGCCCGAAGACCGACTGGTCGGCCGTCGACGAAGTGATCCTTGGCTGCGCCAACCAGGCAGGCGAGGACAACCGCAATGTGGCGCGCATGGCCACGCTGCTTGCCGGCCTGCCGGTGGAGGTGCCCGGTACGACCATGAACCGGCTCTGCGGTTCCGGCATGGATGCCGTCATCACCGCCACGCGCGCCATTCGCGCCGAAGAGGCGGAGCTGATCATCGCCGGCGGGGTGGAATCCATGTCCCGCGCGCCCTTCGTCATGCCGAAGGCCGCAACGGCCTTTTCCCGCAATGCGGAAATCTACGACACGACCATTGGCTGGCGCTTCGTGAACCCCGAGATGAAGGCGCGCTACGGCGTCGATTCCATGCCGGAGACCGGCGAAAACGTAGCGGAGGACTTCTCGATCAACCGAGAAGACCAGGACGCCTTTGCCTGCGCCTCGCAACAAAAGGCCGCCCGCGCGATGGACAGCGGCCGACTGGCGCAGGAGATCACGCCGGTCTCCATCCCCCAGCGCAAGGGCGAGCCGAAGATCGTCGCGCGCGACGAGCAGCCGCGCCCGGAAACGACCGTCGAGGTGCTTGCCCGCCTTCCCACGCCCTTCCGCGCCGGCGGAACGGTGACGGCCGGCAACGCCTCGGGCGTCAATGACGGAGCGGCGGGACTCATCCTTGCAAGCGAGGAAGCCGCCGTCAGGCACGGCCTCAACCCGATCGCCCGCGTCCTCGGGGGCGCGACCGCCGGCGTCGCACCGCGCATCATGGGCTTCGGTCCGGCGATTGCGGCGCGCAAACTGCTGCACCGGCTCGGGCTTCAGACCGGCGATTTTTCCGTGATCGAGCTCAACGAGGCCTTTGCATCTCAGGCGCTCGCGACTTTGCGCGACCTCGGCATTGCCGATGACGATCCGCGCGTCAATCCGAACGGCGGGGCAATCGCGCTCGGCCACCCGCTCGGCATGTCCGGCGCGCGCATCACCGGCACCGCGATGCTGGAACTGAAGCCGGGCGAGAAGGCGC
This window of the Martelella lutilitoris genome carries:
- a CDS encoding 3-oxoacid CoA-transferase subunit B — protein: MISVDDIKLSNAQIAWRAAQDIKDGAYVNLGIGFPEMVAKFQPEGRQAIFHTENGVLDFGPAPEPGEEDWDLINAGKKAITLRPGTAFFHHADSFAMVRGGHLDVAILGAYEVAENGDLANWSTGKGGVPAVGGAMDLVHGARRVAVVTDHVTKKGAPKLVKRCSLPLTGIACVTRVYTSLAVIDIADGHFVLREKLAALSFDDLQALTGGPLHVEGDVVDLNVPEV
- the pcaF gene encoding 3-oxoadipyl-CoA thiolase, with amino-acid sequence MKDVYICDYIRTPIGRFGGALSTVRADDLAAVPIRALMERSPKTDWSAVDEVILGCANQAGEDNRNVARMATLLAGLPVEVPGTTMNRLCGSGMDAVITATRAIRAEEAELIIAGGVESMSRAPFVMPKAATAFSRNAEIYDTTIGWRFVNPEMKARYGVDSMPETGENVAEDFSINREDQDAFACASQQKAARAMDSGRLAQEITPVSIPQRKGEPKIVARDEQPRPETTVEVLARLPTPFRAGGTVTAGNASGVNDGAAGLILASEEAAVRHGLNPIARVLGGATAGVAPRIMGFGPAIAARKLLHRLGLQTGDFSVIELNEAFASQALATLRDLGIADDDPRVNPNGGAIALGHPLGMSGARITGTAMLELKPGEKALSAMCIGVGQGIAVALERL
- a CDS encoding 3-oxoacid CoA-transferase subunit A, translated to MDKTLSTIEAAVRPIFDGATVMIGGFGGSGAPIELIHALIDQGAKDLTVINNNAGNGHVGLAALIEQNRVRRMICSFPRSSNATVFNERYLAGRIELELVPQGTLAERIRAGGAGIPAFYTPTACGTALADGKPVEEFDGRPYVQERWLKADFALIKAETADTHGNLTYRMAARNFNPLMAMAATTTIVQASRIVAPGGIDPEQVITPGIFVSSVVEVAAPAQEELLTRQEAVYP